The Anguilla rostrata isolate EN2019 chromosome 1, ASM1855537v3, whole genome shotgun sequence nucleotide sequence ATAGATAACCGGTTGACATGGCTAAATCCTACTCACACTGTACAGAACAGGTGGCAAACCATCTTTTTCTGAAGAGGCTGTTTTAAAGGAAATTACTTGTGAAACATTATGTTACCACAGTGTTTCAAAACAATTGCTGTAAAATTGCACTGCCGTTCGATGGCTTTACTGAACAGCAATCTGCACTTGGAAAAACCTGTTTATTTTCGACCCCGCTTTGGATCGCAGCATTCCTGCAGTGTTGATAGCCGAGAAGCAGCAGCTTTGTCTGCTGTAATTTGGCAAATGCATAAGAAGAGGGAGGCAATATTGAGCCCTGGGAGGCTGGCCTGTTCTTTTTCCTTTGATATTGATCACAGATGGAGGAATCAATGGCGCTGGAGTGATGAGGCGACGCGCTGCCAGGTTTCCACTGGCAACACGGCGAATCTAACTCCTCGGGCCTGCGTCGCAATCGTCTCTCCTTAACTCAATCACTGGTCTGTCGTGGAAGCTGAGATTTAAACAGCAGACCTCACATCTGTCACCATGTGATGGATGCATCCTTGTTTCATGTTCATCTTCGGCTAAAAAAGTTCCATAAATATTCATTCATAACTCAGTCTGCCAAGTACTTAATATATACTGGTACTGTAAAATCGTGAAGAATAAAAGATGCTCACACAAGCATTATCCCCTGACCAAGGCCCGTATGGACGGGCCTAAGTGGTCTTATGTCATTTTTTAGTGCATGTAAGAATGAAATAAGGATGCAGTATTTGGTCTGCATACATCTAATTCAATTTTATCCAGCTACTTTACCAAAGGAGAGATGAAAAAAGACCTATCCGGTGTAATTAGTTAGCGGTATTAGATGTGATTTTGATTAGATTGGTTTGGCCTTGCACATGATGAGCAACACACATCCAGCACCTGCAGTTCTACTAACTCTGGTACCTTATTCAATTGGCTAAGTCTGTCTAAAGCTGGATGACtgcatatgaatatgaatgtgctCTACACTCTAACTGGCATGCAAGGTGATGGAGAATGTAGTAATCAATGGATGGGCTTATGACTTTAGTTATAACTAGTCATAGTTTGTTTACCAAATCCAGTTGGTTCATTTCTGTGACACTACACTAAAGCATGCaaagtaatataaaaacaattatttccatATGTATCATCAAATTGACAATTTTTATGGTTTATCTGGTCATTATATTGCAATTACTAATGTTGAGGCATGTATATATACCATAACATTCGGTATGCAGTCTTGTAGGCCTACAGAAACAGGTTCAATTATTCTTCTCATGCCATGTCCCTCCAAGCTATAGCCTGTGCAGACTTTAAActcctgttcttttttaaaattctagtATTCTGCTTAATTTTAGGATTTCTGACCCTATTCTACAGGTTAGCCTGTAATCTGAAACTCCTGAATGCTAGTAGTTTATCTACCCCTCCCCTCTGAAGCTTTCTTACAAGATCCCACTCACCCAGGTGTTCAATGAGCTCGGTTCCATGCCCCCTACTCTTACTGTAccttcagaaaatgaatttcCTCACACTGTTAACCCATCTAGGATCTGCACTAAATATATTACTATAACATCTATTTTACTGCAACTCTgatattttcaattttatctcattttatattttatatttcaattttatatCACACTGTGAGAGGATTTGTGACAATGGGACAGGTGtacaaatgaaatgtacatAAATGTCAAACAAGGATTTAGACGCAGTGTTTATCTAATCAGTAGATTAAGCTAGTGTTTGACAAGTACTGCATCCACATGCTTGTCTGAAATCTAGCTTTTTACATTATGTTCACACACTTGTCCCATTGTTGCAAATCCTCCCTCAGTGGGGGAGATTGTTTCCTCCAAAACACATtcagcctgctgctgcttcttctcaTTCAGCAGTCtcctgcctcagctgtgctgccaTTATGACAAAGGACCGCACATCCTTTAATAGCCAGATCGCTGACCAGAGGAGTCGATTTTAGAGAGCCTTGGTCAACTGTGCGATGTCCCATGGTACTCCTGTTCACATTAAATTTGCTGACCACTTGTGGGCGCTATTGAACAGCAAGCAAGTTAACAGTTCTGTGAAATTCAGTCCGTGGAGCCTGAAGTAGGACAGACGCTATTGTTTGGGCTTTATCAGTGTGCTGCAGGAGTGAGCAGTGGGAGCAGGGAGTGTCTGTAGAATGTAGCGAGGCCCTGACTGTTTCTTTTATTGGGTACGTGTGAAGACAGGATTTAGGCATGAAGGAGGACCATATGACTTTATACTAGGGCATATGACTTTGTGTTTTCTCTTGGTTGGACATCAAGCCAAATGCATGTCTGTCCATCCAAGCAATGATATTCCAGAGGATTTTtacatctttttctttctgaacaAGGCTTTTTTGAATCCATAACTTTGTGTCCATGACGGATAACTTATTGGTAAAAGGttttactgaaaagaaaaagttcaaatcatttaatatttgatcaaaatttaatttaaaagaccTCGTTAAAAGAAACATGGGAATGTCTATAGAGGGGAAAGTGCCAGCTTCATAAAATAACAGTGTTGTTACAGTTTATGGCTACTGGTTTACCAAACCAATGTGGCATGTTTCAGTGGCATATGGGccataattaaacaaaaaaccaaGGGGACATGATTATAAACCTTGTTCTCTGAAAGACAACCGCTGGACTATATAATGAAGTcataatattttgaattttacatCTCAAGGTTACTTTAACACAGGGAATCCTCACTTTTCTGTGCTCCTCTCCTGTACTGTGTATATGCTTTGATGTATCACATCACAACTGAGTTCTCCGAAATGGATGATTTAGCATTCATAAATACTTTAGTTAAGCCAGGGAACTCCCCAGGAACCTCTTTAGCACGGAAACACTGGGGATACAGTTGAACCAATCACCAGAGAATAGGATCATGAAGCACTCACACTGTAATTTGACTAAATTCAGTTGGACGTAAAAACACGCAGAAATTTGAACTCTCTCTCACCGaatgcattttttcaacatGATCGAAGCGtgaatggttgatcaaagcacTGATTTTACTTCCAAGGTTGAGgaaaacagtattttttcagTCAGGCTGCTAGGGACTCTTTCCCTGGTACTCAGCCTCCACACTTATAGCATGGTGCAAATATGAAACAATAATGTATAATTGTTTGCTTCATTCATGTTCtctttatttatgtacatttgttttattcagcagTTTAATGTGTCCAGCCGAACAGGCATTTTCTATAAATATGCTTAATCTAAAGTGTGTAACTCCTATGGAGCAgatagaaacacacactcacccactctcTACATCAGAGGTGCCCACTTCCAGTCCCAGAAGGCCAGTGTCTATTCTGGATTTTGTGTGCTGTAGTCCTCAAGCGATCAGTTAAATTCACTGATTGGGTAAAGGGCCCACACACCCAGTTTCCAATGCATACATTGTTTggtgattgaaaggaaaccactaAAACCACACACCCATGTTCTGCACAGTCCCTTACTTCAACGGGTAATAACAACACGGTGTTTTATTATCAGTAGCTTTTTAATTTCCACTCACATACATTGCTGTGCACACAGTAAGCACAAGGAAAAGCCAATGTTAAATCTGCAGTGCAAATTAAGCAGCAAAATAACAGAGCTCATTACTTGTTTATTATGAAACTGGATATTCAGGTTTGcataaaacatattaaaatgctGGGTTTGTCCATGACAGCATTAAACGTTTTAAACAGATTAAAAGACAGTGGCACCACAGGGTTCTTAAAATGGCAACTAAATAGGCCGCATAGGTGACAAgataattgttttgaaaaaccGATTGGCAAAGAATCTTGTCCTTGTTCATCAACTTCTTGAGAGAAAACTACACATTcttataaaaatacagtttaccaGTTTAGTAGAACTGCTTACAAAGGACGAAACAATAAAATAGCATACCTTTTATCCCTTGCAGTGAAACACAATGCTATTCAGTGCTATTCACATGCTTGCAGTTTGCTTTTCATCTCTAAAAGCCTAAACCCATtctgtcaccctctctctcccaagTGCTTGGTGAAGCTGGGGCTATTAAACAGCCTGAAGCTGAAGAGAGTggaaggaagtgatgtcatcagacAGAAGTGATGCACTCAGTGGTGCTAGTGGCACACAGCCCGCAGTCACACCTCAGGGCCACTGGGTAAGTGTAGAAGGGGTCTACCTGGGCGGAACAGTTGGGCAGCTTGACTGTCACCATGCGGGTCTCGTTGTAGGTGCACACACGCTGGTAGGACTCAATGAAGGGCGGGTCCAGAACAGGCTTCTGTACAGAAAGGAAAGATGCACAGTCACTAATGGTAAATAAAGGGAGGAGTCAGCTTTGGAGGGGCAGCCAATAACCAATCACACTGTGCATAGCAGGTCCTCATGAAAATTCTGCTCAGATACAGATAACAAATTGTGAATACTGTAAGGGCTATTGTGATAGCTAAGATGTTGAAACAAACTCATAAAACATGCCCAAAGCAAAAACAGATGATCCATAGAATTTATCTTCAACTACGAcaagttttaaaatattgcagatCATGCACTATGTACGTGTGATTCTTAATAAACAGAAGGTTACAAGCCTTAACAGGAGAGCCAAACAGCAAATATATAAACTGTACAAAAGTACAGCTTCCCCCATTCACTTAGCATATCCCTCTTTAAACCAAGCCACTAACTGTAAtacccacagacactcagagcACAGTTACACATGGCTATTAAGCAAGCAGCAATCAATTAACTACTTTTGGGAATAGCATCAGCTTCAGGAATGCAGAAGACATGACAGGAGCTATTGAAACTAAGCTTAACTAATAGCCTGTTACATGGCAGAAGGAATGAATAACGCCAGTGATGTACAGGGTCCCTTCAAGACATGGACTAGAATTAAATAACACACATGGACAAGATTTAAATCACTTTAACTTAATTAATAcgccaaaacattttaaacaaagctatattttaatatataatatatataatcataAGTGATTTCACAATTatagtaacattaaaacatatatactctatattaacatatattaaacatatataCAACCATTGCATCAGATCACGTTGTATCATATAGTACTCTAGATCATCTGATACAACACATCTACTGTATGTTGTGTAGCATTACTTTGTACTGTAATATACCTAGATTATAACCTGATTCCATTTTCTGGTAAATGTATTCCTACGCCTGAAACACTTATATTGTAATTAATCTGTCCTCTGCTCACCTCCCAGGTCTCACAGCGCCCCCAGCAGGCATCGGTGGTGATGTGCATACCCCCGCAGCCCGGTTTGCGAGCCAGGAAGGTGAACTCCCTCACAGCGCAGCCAATGAAACGCCGCAGGTTGATGTGAGCCTCCCCCGTCGCCGCGGGTCCCAGGCCTGTCAGCAGCACCGCACAGCAGAGCGCCACCCGACACCTcggacacagagagcacagggcacagggTGAGAATGGgaccacacagccacagcaccCCCACAGCATCGAGCACAGGCAGAGCGCCACCCGACACCTCCTcggacacagagagcacagggtgAGAATGGgaccacacagccacagcaccCCCACAGCATCGAGCACAGGCAGAGCTACAATATgtactaattattattaaatattattacttATTTCTGGTATAGGAGTGCAACAGAATTCTCTACTGTAACAAAATTTTGTTATGCGAATCCTGTTGTACCCCTAttccagaaataaataataaaccattTCTCATTATCAGCTTAACTTCTTCCAGGTAGTCCAATTTGAAAATCAGCACTGAACCTgctattcatttaaaatcagtttagGGGTTTCATTTGTTGATGTTACAAAGCTGCAATTCTTTATTGTGCACTTTGGTTACAGTctgttgatttgattttttgttaacatttttacttttcacataatgtataaaaattacACCTTGACTATTGGACTGCATTGAACAGTCCTATCCAAACTTCAATATCCTCCTAAACTATTCTGACAGATCTAACCTCTGACCACCTCTGACTCTCATTTAGGTACTGGTGTACTGTGGCATCGTGTGAATCCCAGTCTGCCCAATATACCTCCATGCCATTATCTCTCTGTGCAACCCTATGCTCCTCAGTACCCCTCAGTCTGACTTCCCATCGCCATCACAACAGTGTGCGGATCATTCACCACCTTCCACTACATTCTAAATACTCTATACGCTTTTTATTCAGTACCTGGGATTCTCTAACATGGACCGGTCCTGGACATGTTCCAGTTCTATAACTGATGCTGAAACCATGCCACTGAGTCAGCAGTGATTCATTCTAAAAAATGGTCATGTTGAGTCAGGATCTGGCTTAGCTTCTGGGTGCCATTGATATAGTAgtttaataatttttatatgTCTAAACTATCATACTATATGCCATACTTATACTGCAGTTTGTACCTGAGTATTCTCATACTGTAGTCTAAATTCAGttaacattttgtattttaacatttgGCTATTGGCTCAGTATGCACAAGCAGTTATTTAACAGTTCACTGTAATGGCATCAGATAAATAACCCAATAACAGGATTATCCAACTTCAGAGTAGAATCAGTATATCAGGCACATTCACCCAGCTACTCAGCTCTGCTGCTGCATTGAGCACTCAAGCCTTCTGGTTTTCAGGTAATGCTGAAACTAGGCTGAGCACAGAGTGCAGGTCAGATCACTCTGAGTAGGTGCTTGTCACCATTCTGAGACAAGAGGCAGATCAGTGTGAATCCCCTCAAATGCTCCAGGAAGAGGTGCTGTCTGCTTTCCACACGAGATATACTTCACAGTGTGCTCACAAAGACTCGCCCTATACCAGTATGTCCACAGActacagacactcactcactcacacacacaccacacacacacacacacacacacacatatatatatgttacttctatactgtatttcaaaatggGAATTCTGAAATTCAAATTTTCTTTCCTATACCAATATACTAATTGACCATATATAACTTAAACAATATTTAGTATAGCAATCACTTTTGGGGTTAGTATgagtcattcattttaataattgcgTGGATCATGCAATAATGACAACAAAGAAccacaagagaaaaaaaaaacaagtttcaaGATTTATGCCAATTAATTTAGTTCAGAAGTAGGCCAACCAGGTTAGACAACCACAGAGATCAGGTTTAGAGCAGGAGAAA carries:
- the gphb5 gene encoding glycoprotein hormone beta-5 — protein: MRQLGKELTWCRVALCCAVLLTGLGPAATGEAHINLRRFIGCAVREFTFLARKPGCGGMHITTDACWGRCETWEKPVLDPPFIESYQRVCTYNETRMVTVKLPNCSAQVDPFYTYPVALRCDCGLCATSTTECITSV